A window of Rhododendron vialii isolate Sample 1 chromosome 11a, ASM3025357v1 contains these coding sequences:
- the LOC131308893 gene encoding ubiquinol oxidase, mitochondrial-like, whose protein sequence is MNHLMARAVLRRLAGGRTFNSFISTSSSSPFHEMRFGESAPLLRGRGLGFFGGEQWGRTMSTATGRKVGVAEKEREEGAADEKKKMGEGSGTAVSSYWGISRPKITKEDGTVWPWNCFLPWETYQSNLSIDLHKHHVPTTFLDKVAFRTVKILRVPTDIMFKRRYGCRAMMLETVAAVPGMVGGMLLHLRSLRKFQQSGGWIKALLEEAENERMHLMTMVELVQPKWYERLLVLTVQGVFFNGFFVLYLLSPKLAHRIVGYVEEEAVHSYTEYLRDIDDGKIENVPAPAISIDYWRLPKDATLKDVITVIRADEAHHRDVNHFASDIHYEGKELREAPAPLGYH, encoded by the exons ATGAATCACCTGATGGCGAGGGCTGTTCTACGACGTCTGGCCGGCGGCCGGACCTTCAACTCGTTCATCTCGACGTCCTCGTCGTCGCCGTTTCACGAGATGCGGTTTGGTGAGTCGGCGCCGCTGTTGCGGGGCCGGGGTCTAGGGTTCTTCGGTGGGGAGCAGTGGGGGAGGACAATGAGCACGGCGACGGGGAGGAAGGTGGGGGTGGCGGAGAAGGAGCGGGAGGAGGGGGCGGCGGacgagaagaagaaaatgggggaggggagTGGGACGGCGGTTTCGAGCTATTGGGGCATTTCTAGGCCGAAGATCACCAAGGAGGATGGGACCGTGTGGCCCTGGAACTGTTTCTTG CCATGGGAGACTTACCAATCAAACTTGTCAATAGATCTTCACAAGCACCATGTTCCAACAACATTTCTAGATAAAGTTGCTTTCAGAACTGTGAAGATTCTCAGAGTTCCGACTGACATAATGTTCAAG AGACGATATGGCTGTCGGGCAATGATGCTGGAAACAGTGGCAGCTGTTCCAGGAATGGTGGGAGGAATGCTGCTACACCTAAGGTCTCTGCGCAAGTTTCAGCAAAGCGGAGGCTGGATTAAAGCCCTGCTTGAAGAAGCAGAAAATGAGAGGATGCACCTGATGACAATGGTAGAGCTTGTGCAGCCAAAATGGTATGAGAGGCTATTGGTTCTTACTGTGCAGGGGGTGTTTTTCAACGGCTTCTTTGTGCTTTATCTGCTTTCTCCCAAACTGGCACATAGAATTGTTGGATATGTGGAGGAGGAGGCTGTCCATTCATATACGGAGTATCTGAGGGATATTGATGACGGGAAAATAGAAAACGTACCAGCTCCAGCTATCTCCATAGATTACTGGAGGCTACCAAAAGATGCAACCCTGAAGGATGTTATCACTGTCATTCGTGCTGATGAAGCTCACCATCGAGATGTCAATCATTTTGCTTCT GATATTCATTACGAGGGGAAGGAGTTGAGGGAGGCACCAGCTCCTCTTGGTTATCATTAA
- the LOC131308894 gene encoding probable protein phosphatase 2C 9: MDNFCCFSSQLSGGRSSYGSGKGRSHQGHTKYGFTLVKGKANHPMEDYHVAKFVQYHGRELGLFAIYDGHLGDKVPAYLQKNLFHNILKEEEFWTDPGRSISKAYERTDQAILSHSPDLGRGGSTAVTAILMNGRNLWVANVGDSRAVLSKRGQAIQLSVDHEPNTERSSIETKGGFVSNMPGDVARVNGQLAVSRAFGDKNLKSHLRSDPDITSADVDGDTDLLIIASDGVWKVMANQEAVDIAKKIKDPQKAAKQIVVEALNRESKDDISCIVVRFTG, from the exons ATGGATAATTTTTGTTGCTTCAGTTCTCAG CTTTCAGGGGGACGATCATCAtatggctctggaaaaggaAGAAGCCATCAGGGGCATACCAAGTATGGATTCACTCTGGTTAAAGGTAAAGCAAATCATCCGATGGAGGACTATCATGTTGCTAAATTTGTTCAATACCATGGACGCGAGCTTGGACTTTTTGCTATTTATGATGGGCATCTCGGGGATAAGGTACCAGCGTATCTGCAAAAGAATTTGTTTCACAATATCCTAAAGGAG GAGGAGTTTTGGACTGATCCAGGTAGGTCCATTTCCAAAGCCTATGAAAGAACAGATCAAGCCATTTTATCACATAGTCCCGACTTGGGTAGAGGTGGATCTACTGCTGTTACTGCAATCCTTATGAATGGTCGAAACCTTTGGGTAGCTAATGTTGGAGATTCAAGAGCAGTTCTTTCAAAGAGAGGGCAAGCAATTCAGCTGAGTGTTGATCATGAGCCCAACACTGAGCGCAGCAGCATCGAAACCAAGGGGGGATTTGTCTCAAACATGCCAG GAGATGTTGCAAGAGTAAATGGACAATTGGCCGTTTCCCGTGCTTTTGGAGACAAGAACCTGAAATCGCACCTGCGATCTGATCCTGATATAACGAGTGCTGATGTGGATGGGGATACTGATCTTCTCATCATTGCCAGTGATGGTGTATGGAAg GTCATGGCTAACCAAGAGGCTGTTGACATAGCAAAGAAGATCAAGGACCCGCAGAAGGCAGCCAAGCAAATAGTAGTCGAAGCATTGAACAGAGAGAGTAAAGACGACATCTCCTGCATTGTCGTCCGTTTCACCGGGTGA